One window from the genome of Metabacillus flavus encodes:
- the addB gene encoding helicase-exonuclease AddAB subunit AddB: MTIRFMAGRSGSGKTTMILNEIREKLKEQPDGPPILFLVPDQMTFAMEYELARTPGLSGMIRAQVFSFSRLSLRILQETSGAARQPITSTGVQMMLRKIIEDEKQNFKVYGKAGDKIGFIQHAEAMITEFKRYNLNPADLLEQIEAVRKQMNEKERVLSGKLEDLHAIYERLEEALAGRYVDAEDTLRMLSERIPESSYLEKAEVYIDGFHHFAPMELEAVKSLLGKAARVTVTITADKLFDRHLPHELHLFRMTGMTYTQFKKMAEELHIETEEPVLLNELPRFTGSPSLQHLEQNYDSRPSQPFKGLTDISICQAASHRAEIEGIARRIQEHVRKRGARFRDTAILLRNPSSYHDLIEQVFTDYEIPFFIDQKRSMLHHPLVELIRSSLEAVTGSFRYEAMFRTIKTDLLFPAGADKPSLREEMDLLENYVLAHGISGSRWTSEKRWIYRRFRSLEGGNAVTDEELNKEEQINRLKELAAKPVKDLAAGLKKAKTGIQKAGALYLFLENLEIPAKLEELKQEAESAGRLIEGREHSQVWDAVIGLLDEFAEMIGNHPVSSEQFTEMIDTGLESLKFSLVPPAIDQVLIGDMERSRFYGLKHTYVAGANDGVIPARPMEDGILSDEDRELLEQNGVQMAPSARQQLLDENFVIYMALASGSEHLSVSYPSADPEGKSLLPSILISRLEELFPDAVKEWFVNEPESLEEHEQISFMPNKSVALTYLSSQLQTWKKQYPVHDSWWDAYNYLIEHDQSGNVEMVIGSLFYKNQAKPLKQAVTKELYGQHILGSVSRMEQFRSCPFSHFASHGLKLREREQFRLEAPDVGQLFHSALKMISDRLVEMNVSWRDVTKDQCRSLSSEAVNRLAPMLQKEVLMSSNRHQYLKRKLEKIIARAAGVIAEQAKASLFTPIGLELGFGKGGPLPPMRFKLDNGYTMELTGRIDRVDSAESSRGLLLRIVDYKSSDRALNLSEVYYGIALQMLTYLDVIISYSKTWLGVEASPAGVLYFHVHDPMIQTGAKLSLEDLEEEIFKKFKMKGLLLGEQETIQLMDQTLESGSSNIVAAGFKKSGGFSSSSSIASNEEFDMLRRHVRSEFKQIGTEITNGVTDISPYRMKDKVPCTFCPYKGVCQFDQSLKDNDYRILREEKNEQIFMRLKEEADNE, from the coding sequence ATGACGATCCGGTTTATGGCGGGACGCTCCGGCAGCGGCAAAACCACGATGATTCTAAATGAAATTAGAGAGAAGCTGAAAGAGCAGCCTGACGGTCCGCCGATCCTTTTCCTTGTACCTGATCAGATGACATTTGCCATGGAGTATGAGCTTGCCCGGACTCCTGGTTTGAGCGGCATGATCCGGGCTCAGGTATTCAGTTTTTCACGGCTCAGTTTAAGAATTCTTCAGGAAACGTCAGGCGCGGCCAGACAGCCGATTACTTCAACTGGTGTCCAGATGATGCTGAGGAAAATAATTGAAGATGAGAAACAAAACTTTAAGGTTTATGGAAAAGCCGGTGACAAGATCGGATTCATTCAGCATGCAGAAGCGATGATTACGGAATTCAAGCGATACAATTTAAATCCGGCTGATTTGCTTGAGCAGATTGAAGCGGTACGAAAACAGATGAACGAAAAGGAAAGGGTTCTTTCAGGGAAGCTTGAGGACCTGCATGCCATTTATGAACGGCTTGAAGAAGCGCTTGCCGGCCGGTATGTGGACGCAGAAGATACGCTAAGAATGCTCTCGGAACGAATTCCAGAATCCTCATATCTTGAAAAAGCAGAGGTCTACATAGACGGTTTCCACCATTTCGCTCCAATGGAACTGGAGGCAGTGAAAAGCCTCCTTGGAAAAGCGGCACGGGTAACGGTCACTATAACGGCAGATAAACTGTTTGACAGGCATTTGCCGCATGAACTGCATTTATTCCGGATGACAGGCATGACCTACACACAATTTAAGAAAATGGCCGAAGAGCTTCACATTGAAACCGAGGAGCCGGTCCTGCTGAATGAGCTTCCGAGATTCACCGGCTCGCCTTCCCTTCAGCACTTGGAGCAAAATTACGATTCAAGGCCATCGCAGCCATTTAAAGGGCTGACGGATATCTCTATCTGCCAGGCGGCAAGCCACCGTGCGGAAATAGAAGGAATTGCGCGCCGGATTCAGGAGCACGTCAGGAAAAGGGGAGCACGTTTCAGGGATACGGCGATTTTGCTGCGCAATCCATCCAGCTACCATGATTTGATTGAACAGGTATTTACGGATTATGAGATTCCTTTTTTCATAGATCAGAAGCGTTCGATGCTCCATCACCCTCTCGTAGAATTGATTCGATCTTCTCTGGAGGCTGTTACAGGAAGCTTTCGATACGAAGCCATGTTCCGGACGATTAAAACGGATTTGCTGTTTCCGGCGGGAGCTGATAAACCTTCCTTAAGAGAAGAAATGGATCTTCTGGAAAACTACGTGCTTGCGCATGGAATAAGCGGGTCAAGATGGACATCCGAAAAAAGGTGGATTTACAGAAGGTTCCGCTCCTTGGAGGGCGGAAACGCAGTAACGGATGAAGAACTGAACAAGGAAGAACAAATCAACCGGCTAAAGGAGCTTGCAGCGAAACCGGTGAAAGATCTGGCTGCGGGCCTTAAAAAAGCGAAAACAGGAATACAAAAGGCCGGGGCATTGTATCTGTTCCTTGAAAATCTTGAGATTCCTGCGAAGCTCGAGGAACTTAAACAGGAGGCGGAATCAGCCGGCCGTCTTATCGAGGGCCGTGAGCATTCCCAAGTCTGGGATGCTGTTATAGGCCTGCTGGATGAATTTGCGGAAATGATCGGGAATCACCCCGTCTCTTCCGAGCAATTTACGGAGATGATTGATACCGGCCTGGAGAGTCTGAAGTTCTCCCTTGTACCGCCGGCGATTGATCAGGTACTGATCGGAGATATGGAACGTTCCCGTTTTTATGGTCTGAAGCATACATACGTGGCCGGAGCAAATGATGGAGTTATTCCGGCAAGACCGATGGAGGATGGCATCCTTTCTGATGAAGACCGCGAGCTGCTTGAACAGAACGGGGTCCAAATGGCGCCGTCTGCAAGACAGCAGCTTCTGGATGAGAATTTCGTGATTTATATGGCGCTCGCGAGCGGTTCGGAGCACTTGTCTGTTTCTTATCCATCAGCCGATCCGGAAGGGAAGTCCCTGCTGCCGTCTATTTTAATCAGCCGTCTTGAGGAACTCTTTCCGGATGCGGTTAAAGAGTGGTTCGTGAATGAACCGGAGTCACTGGAGGAGCATGAACAAATTTCCTTTATGCCGAATAAATCTGTTGCACTTACGTACTTAAGCTCCCAGCTGCAGACGTGGAAAAAGCAATACCCGGTGCATGACAGCTGGTGGGATGCTTACAATTATTTGATTGAGCATGATCAGAGCGGCAATGTGGAAATGGTGATCGGGAGTCTGTTTTATAAGAATCAGGCAAAACCTCTTAAGCAGGCTGTCACAAAAGAGCTTTATGGCCAGCATATCTTAGGTAGCGTATCCAGGATGGAGCAATTCAGAAGCTGTCCGTTCTCCCATTTTGCGAGCCACGGACTGAAGCTTAGAGAACGCGAGCAGTTCCGTCTTGAAGCTCCGGATGTGGGCCAGCTGTTCCACTCGGCGCTCAAAATGATCTCTGACAGGCTCGTGGAAATGAACGTATCCTGGCGGGATGTAACGAAGGATCAATGCAGGTCCCTCTCCAGCGAAGCGGTAAACCGCCTCGCTCCCATGCTTCAAAAAGAAGTGCTAATGAGCTCGAACCGTCATCAGTATTTGAAACGCAAGCTTGAAAAGATTATTGCCAGAGCGGCCGGGGTGATTGCCGAACAGGCAAAGGCTTCGCTATTCACGCCAATTGGACTGGAGCTTGGCTTTGGAAAGGGCGGTCCGCTGCCGCCGATGAGATTTAAGCTCGACAACGGCTATACGATGGAGCTGACCGGAAGGATCGACCGTGTGGATTCCGCGGAAAGCTCCAGAGGGCTTCTGCTCCGCATCGTGGATTATAAATCAAGCGACCGCGCTCTGAATCTAAGCGAGGTCTACTATGGAATCGCCCTCCAGATGCTCACTTATTTGGACGTCATTATTTCCTATTCCAAAACGTGGCTGGGAGTGGAGGCGAGTCCGGCGGGCGTCCTCTATTTCCACGTTCATGATCCGATGATTCAGACAGGCGCCAAACTCAGCCTTGAGGATCTGGAAGAAGAAATCTTTAAAAAGTTTAAGATGAAGGGTCTGCTTCTTGGAGAACAGGAGACGATCCAGCTCATGGATCAGACGCTTGAAAGCGGTTCGTCCAATATTGTGGCAGCCGGGTTCAAAAAAAGCGGCGGCTTCAGCTCAAGCTCTTCGATTGCGAGCAATGAAGAGTTTGATATGCTGCGCCGGCATGTGCGAAGTGAATTTAAGCAGATAGGAACGGAAATTACCAATGGGGTGACCGACATCAGCCCATACCGGATGAAGGATAAAGTGCCATGCACATTTTGTCCGTATAAAGGAGTCTGCCAGTTCGACCAATCCCTTAAGGACAATGATTACCGGATTTTGAGAGAAGAGAAAAATGAGCAGATATTTATGCGCCTGAAAGAGGAGGCAGACAATGAATAA
- a CDS encoding GNAT family N-acetyltransferase produces MITGKKIYLRFFTLEDASERLRLQQENRAFFEKFSMERQESFYTLEAQEQAIANQIEGKENDEEYQFGIFTKDDVLIGTINLFFVARGAIQSGFIGYFMDERYNGRGYTTEAVNLLVQYAFEELKLHRIEAGVMPHNIGSIKVLTKAGFHKEGLARKNVKINGRWEDHELLAIVNPKD; encoded by the coding sequence ATGATAACAGGCAAAAAGATTTATCTTAGATTTTTTACGCTCGAAGATGCCTCTGAAAGACTTCGTCTGCAGCAGGAGAACAGAGCTTTTTTTGAAAAGTTCTCTATGGAGCGGCAGGAAAGCTTTTATACATTGGAAGCCCAGGAACAAGCTATTGCCAATCAGATAGAAGGCAAGGAAAATGATGAGGAATACCAATTTGGTATTTTTACAAAAGACGATGTTCTTATTGGAACCATCAATCTATTCTTCGTTGCGCGCGGAGCGATTCAGAGCGGATTCATCGGTTATTTTATGGATGAACGGTATAACGGCAGAGGGTATACAACAGAAGCAGTAAATTTGCTTGTTCAATACGCATTTGAAGAATTAAAGCTTCACCGTATTGAGGCGGGAGTGATGCCTCACAATATCGGTTCCATTAAGGTCTTGACCAAGGCCGGCTTTCATAAAGAAGGTCTGGCGAGAAAAAATGTGAAAATCAATGGCAGGTGGGAGGATCATGAGCTGCTGGCGATTGTGAATCCGAAGGACTGA
- the aceB gene encoding malate synthase A, translated as MATQTAGIRVIGEWEDAYKDLLTPEALAFIGQLEEKFGPRRRELLQKRQERQTQLQAGKPFDFLKETEDIRNGQWTIAPLPADLLDRRVEITGPVDRKMIINALNSGAKVFMADFEDATAPVWSNLMDGQVNLRDAIRRTIRLEQADGKVYKLNPKPAVLKVRPRGWHLEEKHVLLHDERISASLFDFGLYFFHNARTLIENGSGPYFYLPKLESRLEARLWNDVFIFAQKELGIPNGTIKATVLIETIPAAFEMDEILYELKEHSAGLNCGRWDYIFSYLKKHRSQSNVILPDRVQVTMTSPFMRAYSLLAIKTCHKRNAPAIGGMAAQIPIKDNPEANEAAMNKVKADKLREASDGHDGTWVAHPALVTVAMDVFNEYMPGKNQIEKQLDEMEVTAADLLEVPDGTITEAGLRMNIDVGIRYLASWLSGRGAAPIHHLMEDAATAEISRAQVWQWIRHDKGILDDGRPVTMELYDQLKREETAKIAEELGDKFYAQMKFPEAADVFDELVKNDEFTDFLTLPIYEKI; from the coding sequence GTGGCAACCCAAACAGCAGGTATTCGAGTCATTGGAGAATGGGAAGATGCGTACAAGGATTTGCTCACACCTGAAGCTCTTGCATTTATAGGGCAGCTTGAGGAAAAATTCGGGCCCAGGCGCAGAGAACTGCTTCAAAAAAGACAGGAACGTCAGACTCAGCTTCAAGCAGGAAAACCATTCGATTTTTTGAAGGAAACCGAAGATATTCGAAACGGACAGTGGACCATTGCTCCGCTGCCGGCCGATCTCCTGGACAGACGGGTTGAAATAACAGGCCCTGTCGACCGAAAAATGATCATTAATGCCCTAAACTCAGGTGCGAAAGTCTTTATGGCGGATTTTGAAGATGCAACTGCGCCTGTCTGGAGCAACCTAATGGATGGTCAGGTGAACTTAAGGGATGCCATAAGAAGAACAATCCGTCTTGAACAGGCGGACGGAAAAGTTTACAAACTAAACCCGAAGCCTGCTGTCCTGAAGGTCCGTCCAAGGGGCTGGCATTTGGAGGAAAAGCATGTCCTGCTTCATGACGAGAGGATTTCGGCAAGTCTGTTCGATTTCGGATTGTATTTCTTTCATAATGCACGGACACTCATTGAAAATGGAAGCGGTCCTTATTTTTACCTTCCAAAGCTTGAAAGCCGCCTTGAAGCAAGGCTTTGGAACGATGTGTTTATTTTTGCACAGAAAGAGCTTGGAATTCCGAACGGTACAATTAAGGCAACGGTGCTGATAGAAACGATACCGGCAGCGTTTGAAATGGATGAAATTCTCTATGAACTGAAGGAGCATTCAGCGGGACTTAACTGCGGGAGATGGGATTATATCTTCAGTTATTTAAAAAAACACCGCAGCCAATCGAATGTGATTTTGCCAGACCGGGTTCAGGTGACCATGACATCTCCATTCATGAGAGCGTATTCACTGCTCGCCATTAAAACGTGTCACAAACGAAATGCTCCGGCAATCGGGGGAATGGCTGCACAAATTCCCATCAAGGACAATCCGGAGGCAAACGAAGCAGCGATGAATAAGGTCAAAGCTGACAAACTCCGCGAAGCAAGCGACGGGCATGATGGCACATGGGTTGCCCATCCGGCACTCGTTACTGTTGCAATGGATGTGTTCAATGAATACATGCCTGGAAAAAATCAGATTGAAAAGCAGCTTGACGAAATGGAAGTAACGGCAGCTGATTTGCTTGAAGTGCCCGACGGTACGATAACAGAAGCAGGTCTCAGGATGAATATTGACGTTGGCATCCGCTATCTGGCTTCCTGGCTTTCCGGCAGAGGAGCCGCCCCGATTCATCATTTGATGGAGGATGCGGCCACAGCTGAAATTTCCAGAGCCCAGGTTTGGCAGTGGATCCGGCATGATAAAGGGATTCTGGATGATGGAAGACCGGTAACGATGGAGCTTTATGACCAGCTTAAGCGTGAAGAAACGGCGAAAATTGCGGAAGAACTCGGGGATAAGTTCTATGCGCAAATGAAGTTTCCTGAAGCCGCTGACGTATTTGACGAATTAGTAAAGAACGATGAATTTACCGATTTTCTGACATTGCCAATCTACGAAAAAATCTAA
- a CDS encoding IDEAL domain-containing protein codes for MKNKKSYAELMKSRHTMKNEAEAATMLDIYIQMILDEAGLKRKLALLETQINDALDQRNKPLFMDLSKQYANVIQCLQ; via the coding sequence ATGAAAAATAAAAAATCGTATGCAGAGCTTATGAAGTCCCGTCACACAATGAAGAACGAAGCAGAAGCCGCGACAATGCTGGATATCTACATTCAAATGATTCTGGACGAAGCAGGACTGAAACGAAAACTGGCGCTCCTCGAAACTCAAATCAATGATGCTCTTGACCAAAGAAACAAGCCATTATTTATGGATTTATCCAAGCAATACGCCAACGTGATTCAGTGTCTACAATAA
- a CDS encoding TVP38/TMEM64 family protein produces MDLHTLFDSFTLEKMMKIFEQYRSFGPLLGIGLPMLEAFLPFLPLVVFIVANVNSFGFGLGFLLSWLGASAGAFIVFLLVRKFGQERFFHFLSRHKGISRMVSWVEEKGFGPLFILLCFPFTPSAAVNVVAGLSRISIWNFMLAVFTGKLVMIFIVSYVGQDLHALITDPMKSITAGAVLLVMWIIGKILEKRLNAKMGRKLDKR; encoded by the coding sequence ATGGACCTGCATACGCTGTTTGATTCGTTTACTTTAGAAAAAATGATGAAAATCTTTGAACAGTACCGCTCATTCGGGCCCCTCCTTGGAATTGGCCTGCCGATGCTGGAAGCATTTTTGCCCTTCCTTCCGCTTGTCGTTTTTATTGTGGCAAATGTGAATTCATTCGGATTTGGACTTGGCTTTCTGTTATCGTGGCTTGGGGCTTCGGCGGGTGCTTTTATTGTTTTCCTGCTGGTCAGGAAATTTGGACAGGAGCGCTTTTTCCATTTTTTAAGCCGGCATAAAGGAATCAGCCGGATGGTCAGCTGGGTAGAAGAAAAAGGATTTGGGCCGCTGTTCATTTTGCTGTGCTTTCCGTTTACTCCCTCTGCCGCGGTGAATGTGGTCGCCGGATTATCGAGAATCAGCATCTGGAATTTTATGCTCGCTGTTTTTACCGGGAAGCTGGTCATGATTTTCATCGTGAGCTACGTGGGGCAGGATCTGCACGCGCTGATCACAGATCCGATGAAATCTATAACGGCCGGCGCTGTTCTCCTGGTTATGTGGATCATTGGCAAGATTCTTGAGAAAAGACTGAACGCAAAAATGGGTCGGAAATTGGACAAGCGGTAA
- a CDS encoding competence protein ComK, which yields MEKISQYEANRLTMAILSSEACGTLSSFVMEVEKEYEVSMKPLDIVDRSCRYFGSSYQGRKTGTKDTIGITHKPPIVVDAGNSIYLFPTAASSRPHCSWISHQHIEDFSPAGEAETLVTFSNRKSLTLPVSIHSFENQLYRTAQLRAVITSRVENEKRIFTQLLYSRSPGETFHT from the coding sequence ATGGAAAAAATCAGTCAATATGAGGCAAATCGGTTAACGATGGCAATTTTAAGCAGTGAAGCGTGCGGGACTCTATCCTCCTTTGTAATGGAGGTAGAAAAGGAATACGAGGTTTCCATGAAGCCTCTGGACATCGTTGATCGAAGCTGCCGTTATTTCGGTTCAAGCTATCAGGGGAGAAAGACTGGCACGAAGGACACGATCGGCATCACCCATAAGCCTCCGATTGTTGTAGACGCAGGAAACTCCATCTATCTTTTCCCGACAGCCGCATCTTCCAGACCGCATTGCTCATGGATTTCGCACCAGCACATTGAAGATTTTTCACCTGCCGGGGAAGCGGAAACGCTGGTGACGTTCTCGAACAGGAAATCGCTTACCCTCCCAGTATCCATCCATTCTTTTGAAAATCAGCTTTACCGGACTGCCCAGCTTCGCGCGGTGATTACATCCAGGGTGGAAAATGAAAAGCGGATATTCACCCAGCTTTTATACAGCAGAAGTCCAGGTGAAACGTTTCATACTTAA
- the aceA gene encoding isocitrate lyase, with amino-acid sequence MERNERINKLNEQWEMDSRWKGVTRTYTAEEVIRLRGSLDVEHTLARRGSEKLWDLLHKEDYVHALGALTGNQAVQQVKAGLKAIYLSGWQVAADANLSGHMYPDQSLYPANSVPSVVKRINQALQRADQIQYLEEDGEIDWFAPIVADAEAGFGGQLNVFELMKGMIEAGAAAVHFEDQLSSEKKCGHLGGKVLLPTQTAVKNLISARLAADVMGVPTLIIARTDADAADLITSDVDPADHPFITGERTPEGFFRTKSGIEQAIARGLSYAPYADLIWCETSEPNLEQAQKFADAIHEKFPGKLLAYNCSPSFNWKKKLDEATIASFQKELAKMGYKFQFVTLAGFHALNHGMFELARKYRDHGMAAYSELQQAEFGSEQYGYTATRHQREVGTGYFDEVSQTVSGGTSSTTALKGSTEAEQFTSETTTV; translated from the coding sequence ATGGAGAGAAATGAACGGATCAATAAGCTGAACGAACAATGGGAAATGGACAGCCGCTGGAAGGGCGTTACCCGCACATATACAGCAGAGGAAGTAATCAGGCTCCGCGGCTCACTGGATGTGGAGCATACATTGGCGAGACGCGGATCTGAAAAGCTATGGGACTTGCTTCATAAGGAAGACTATGTTCATGCGCTTGGAGCCCTGACAGGAAATCAGGCAGTGCAGCAGGTGAAAGCGGGTTTGAAGGCGATCTACCTGAGCGGATGGCAGGTGGCAGCCGACGCCAATCTTTCCGGCCATATGTATCCGGATCAAAGTCTGTATCCGGCCAACAGCGTGCCAAGCGTTGTGAAGCGAATCAATCAGGCGCTGCAGCGCGCAGATCAGATTCAGTACTTGGAGGAAGATGGAGAGATTGACTGGTTCGCACCGATTGTGGCTGATGCGGAAGCAGGCTTCGGCGGGCAGCTGAATGTGTTTGAGCTTATGAAAGGCATGATTGAAGCGGGAGCGGCAGCTGTTCACTTTGAAGACCAGCTTTCCTCTGAAAAAAAATGCGGCCACTTGGGTGGGAAGGTTTTGCTTCCAACCCAGACAGCCGTTAAGAATCTTATTTCCGCTAGACTCGCAGCTGATGTGATGGGTGTACCAACCTTGATCATTGCGCGTACGGATGCGGACGCGGCTGACTTGATTACAAGCGATGTGGATCCTGCTGATCACCCGTTCATCACAGGTGAACGCACGCCGGAAGGATTTTTCCGCACAAAATCAGGCATTGAGCAAGCAATCGCACGAGGACTTTCCTATGCGCCTTATGCCGACCTGATCTGGTGCGAAACAAGTGAACCAAACCTTGAACAGGCTCAAAAGTTTGCGGACGCCATTCACGAAAAATTCCCGGGCAAGCTGCTTGCCTATAACTGTTCCCCATCCTTTAACTGGAAGAAAAAACTGGACGAAGCCACAATCGCAAGCTTTCAAAAAGAACTTGCTAAGATGGGCTACAAATTCCAATTCGTTACACTTGCCGGCTTCCACGCCCTGAACCATGGCATGTTCGAGCTTGCGCGTAAATACAGAGACCACGGCATGGCCGCTTACTCCGAGCTGCAGCAGGCTGAATTCGGCAGCGAGCAGTACGGCTACACTGCAACCCGCCATCAGCGCGAGGTTGGCACCGGCTATTTTGATGAAGTATCGCAAACGGTAAGCGGAGGAACCTCCTCTACCACAGCTCTGAAAGGATCAACAGAAGCAGAGCAGTTTACGTCGGAAACGACGACAGTATGA